A single region of the Longimicrobium terrae genome encodes:
- a CDS encoding acyl-CoA dehydrogenase family protein: MDFTPSPRTEQYLDAVRRFMTQHIDPVEPRFWAEVRAANPDGDWRKWTIHPLVEELKARARSEGLWNLFLPDSELGAGLSTLEYAPVAEQMGRSFLAPEVFNCAAPDTGNMEVLWRYGSAEQRERWLAPLLAGEIRSVFCMTEPDTASSDATNLRATAVVDGDEIVLNGTKWWSSGIGDPRARVAIFMARTPDEAADRHHLHSMVLVPLDAPGVEIRRMLPVFGSYDAPHGHGEVSFTDVRLPLSAVVGAPGMGFEIAQGRLGPGRIHHCMRCIGAAERALELMVDRGMSRTAFGKPLMSLGGNRERLADARIAIDQARLLTLYAAWKLDAVGAMAAMTEISAIKVAAPNVLQRVVDDAMQIHGGAGMSDDTPLAGFFAQARSLRLADGPDEVHKGVIARIELAKRGFGGRRS; this comes from the coding sequence ATGGACTTCACCCCCAGCCCCCGGACGGAGCAGTACCTGGACGCCGTCCGGCGCTTCATGACGCAGCACATCGACCCGGTGGAGCCGCGCTTCTGGGCCGAGGTGCGCGCCGCCAACCCCGACGGCGACTGGCGAAAGTGGACCATCCATCCGCTCGTGGAGGAACTCAAGGCACGCGCGCGGTCCGAAGGGCTGTGGAACCTGTTTCTCCCCGACTCGGAACTCGGCGCGGGGCTCAGCACGCTGGAGTACGCGCCCGTCGCCGAGCAGATGGGGCGCAGCTTTCTGGCCCCGGAAGTCTTCAACTGCGCCGCGCCCGACACCGGCAACATGGAAGTGCTCTGGCGATACGGATCCGCCGAGCAGAGGGAGCGCTGGCTGGCGCCGCTCCTCGCCGGGGAGATCCGCTCCGTGTTCTGCATGACCGAGCCCGACACCGCCTCGTCCGACGCCACCAACCTGCGCGCGACGGCCGTGGTGGATGGCGATGAGATCGTGCTCAACGGCACCAAGTGGTGGTCCAGCGGCATCGGCGATCCGCGCGCCCGTGTCGCGATCTTCATGGCGCGCACGCCGGACGAGGCGGCGGACCGGCACCACCTGCACAGCATGGTGCTGGTGCCGCTGGACGCACCCGGCGTGGAAATCCGCCGCATGCTCCCCGTCTTCGGCAGCTACGACGCGCCGCACGGCCACGGCGAGGTGAGCTTCACGGACGTGCGGCTCCCGCTTTCCGCCGTCGTCGGCGCACCCGGGATGGGGTTCGAGATCGCGCAGGGACGGCTGGGCCCGGGGCGCATCCACCACTGCATGCGCTGCATCGGCGCGGCGGAGCGGGCGCTGGAACTGATGGTGGACCGCGGGATGAGCCGCACCGCGTTCGGCAAGCCGCTCATGAGCCTGGGCGGCAACCGCGAACGGCTGGCGGACGCGCGCATCGCCATCGACCAGGCGCGGCTGCTGACACTGTACGCCGCGTGGAAGCTGGACGCGGTCGGCGCGATGGCCGCCATGACAGAGATTTCCGCCATCAAGGTCGCCGCCCCCAACGTCCTTCAGCGGGTGGTGGATGACGCCATGCAGATCCACGGCGGCGCGGGGATGTCGGATGACACGCCGCTGGCGGGCTTCTTTGCGCAGGCGCGCAGCCTTCGCCTGGCGGACGGGCCCGACGAGGTGCACAAGGGCGTGATCGCGCGCATCGAACTGGCGAAGCGCGGCTTTGGCGGGAGACGGTCGTGA